A stretch of the Mycobacterium sp. ITM-2016-00317 genome encodes the following:
- a CDS encoding TetR/AcrR family transcriptional regulator has product MSPDASSRLRRAPRQERSKAMVDRILDAGEQMLIAHGFDGASTNRIASAAGISPGSLYQYFPNKDAIAAAVIDRFSDQLSARVAARVSERLDQPAPDYVRESIGALVDALDVHPEFLRAVMEQTPRLGTTSKLAAFEQRIGELTVAYLTINKRQVRPDATLDTAAWMLVRMVEHLCVRFILDQPAIDRETFIDEITSMALNYLRPWPAPPVECF; this is encoded by the coding sequence ATGAGCCCCGACGCGTCGTCCCGGCTGCGCCGGGCGCCCAGGCAGGAGCGGTCCAAGGCGATGGTGGACCGCATCCTCGACGCGGGGGAGCAGATGCTGATCGCCCACGGTTTCGACGGTGCGTCGACCAACCGCATCGCGTCGGCGGCCGGGATCAGTCCGGGCTCGCTGTACCAGTACTTCCCGAACAAGGACGCGATCGCCGCGGCCGTCATCGACCGGTTCAGCGACCAGCTGTCGGCGCGGGTGGCGGCCCGGGTGTCCGAGCGGCTGGACCAGCCGGCCCCCGACTACGTACGCGAGTCGATCGGCGCGTTGGTCGACGCGCTCGACGTGCATCCCGAGTTCCTCCGCGCGGTGATGGAGCAGACGCCACGGCTGGGCACGACCAGCAAGCTGGCGGCCTTCGAGCAGCGGATCGGCGAGCTGACGGTGGCCTATCTGACGATCAACAAGCGCCAGGTCAGGCCCGACGCCACCCTGGACACCGCGGCCTGGATGCTGGTGCGGATGGTCGAGCACCTGTGCGTCCGCTTCATCCTCGACCAGCCCGCGATCGACCGCGAGACGTTCATCGACGAGATCACGTCGATG